The Anolis carolinensis isolate JA03-04 chromosome 1, rAnoCar3.1.pri, whole genome shotgun sequence genome window below encodes:
- the rab15 gene encoding ras-related protein Rab-15 encodes MAKQYDVLFRLLLIGDSGVGKTCLLCRFTDNEFHPSHISTIGVDFKMKTIEVDGIKVRIQIWDTAGQERYQTITKQYYRRAQGIFLVYDISSERSYQHIMKWASDVDEYAPEGVQKILIGNKADEEEKRQVGREQGLQLAKEYGMDFYETSACTNQNIKESFTRLTELVLQAHKKELDGLRTYTADKLNLVELEEDTSKPEGTEHPPKTTCWC; translated from the exons ATGGCCAAGCAGTACGACGTGCTCTTCCGCCTCCTGCTCATCGGCGACTCCGGCGTGGGCAAGACCTGCCTCCTCTGCCGCTTCACCGACAACGAGTTCCACCCCTCGCACATCTCCACCATCG GGGTTGATTTTAAAATGAAGACTATTGAAGTAGACGGAATTAAAGTCCGAATACAGATCTG GGACACTGCTGGTCAGGAGCGATATCAGACCATCACCAAACAGTACTACAGACGAGCACAG GGAATATTCTTGGTGTACGACATTAGCAGTGAGCGCTCCTACCAGCACATAATGAAATGGGCCAGTGATGTGGATGAG TATGCTCCAGAAGGTGTCCAGAAGATCCTCATTGGGAATAAAGCAGATGAGGAAGAGAAGAGGCAAGTAGGGAGAGAGCAAGGCCTCcag CTAGCTAAGGAATACGGCATGGATTTTTATGAAACAAGTGCCTGCACCAACCAGAACATCAAGGAG TCTTTCACTCGTCTGACGGAGCTGGTCTTGCAGGCCCACAAGAAGGAGCTGGATGGACTCCGCACATACACAGCTGACAAACTGAACCTGGTTGAGCTGGAGGAAGATACGAGCAAACCAGAGGGCACAGAGCATCCTCCCAAGACGACCTGCTGGTGCTGA